The genomic window AAAGGCTGCGGCAGCTACTTCAGGTCCCTGCGCAAGTTGGACAAGCTCTTCCACCTTTTGCTTTGCGAAGCTGAGCCAGCTCAGCACTCGCGGATCGAGCTTGTCTTCATCGGCGGTGTCATAAGGAACGTGCAGCAGCGAACAGGATGGCGCAAGCTGCAACCGCTCTGCACCGATCTTTGCGGTAACGGAAGCAACGACCTGATGCAGTGCCTTCAGATCGGCGAGCCAGATATTACGGCCATCGACGCATCCAAGGCTGAGCGTCTGATGCGATTGCAACTGTTCAACCACTTCAGCAACTTGCTCAGACGCTCGAACAGCATCAATATGCAATCCGGCAGTGCCAAGCGAGCAAGCCAGTTCGAGATTGTCGCCCAGCTCGCCAAAGTAAGTCGTCAGCATCAGCTTGAGCGGAACGCTGGCAAGCTCGGCGTAGGCGGAGCGAAACGCCTCGGCATAGCCTTCAGGAAGATCGGTGACGAGAGCAGCCTCATCGATCTGAACCCACTCCGCGCCTGCTGCGGCAAGCTCGCCCAGCACCTTGCGATAAGCGTTCAGGAGTCGAGGCAAAAGGTCCAACGGATCGATGCCATCGACGGCTTTACCAAGCAGCAACAAGGTAATAGGACCTATCAAGACCGGCCTGGTTGCGATACCGAGGCTTTTCGCTTCGGCAAACTCGGCCAGCAGCTTTGTCGTGTAGGGCGTGAATGCGAGATCGTCGCTCCACTCCGGGACCAGGTAGTGATAGTTCGTGTCGAACCACTTGGTCATCTCCATGGCAGTCTGCTCGTTGCTGTTGCGTGCCATCTGGAAGTAGCGGGTGAGCGTGACTGGTCCAGCGCCGAAGCGTGACGGAGTTGCACCGATGAGCACCAGCGCGTCGAGCACCTGATCGTAGAACGAGAAGTCGTTGCTGGGAATGACATCGAGACCGGCATCTTTTTGTAGTTGCCAGTTGCGCTGTCGCAAGGTCTTTGCGGTTGCCAGCAGATCGGTCTCGCTCAAACGGCCGCGCCAGAAATCTTCCAGCGCGAATTTAAGCTCGCGATGGCGACCGATACGTGGATATCCCAAATTTGCGGTTACAGGATTTGCAGTTGATAGTGAAGGCGATAACATTGTGTGGGTTCCTCTCCTGATGAAACGAAGGAACCACCTTATGCGCAGGCATCGTCGCTTCCGCAGTAGCGGAGTCGACGGAACATTGGCAACCGGCCCATACTCGAGACCAGTGTCCTCAGCGCAGCCGCAGTGGGAGACGCAACGTCTCTTCCGCGGTGGTGGCGGCGGGCCGGTCTTCGGACTTTGGGCTACCTACTAAACGCCGCTTCCCATTCTTTTTCAAGAACAGTGCTTGGCCAGGGCCTTGCGTTGTTCGTTCCCATCACCGCTGCGAGTCAGCGCCGGAATCTCACCGGCTTCCCGTTTAACAAGACCGAGGTCTTGCACCTGCACATCTTTCACTTTACATCAGACGGAGGCCACGCGAGCGGCTGCTCCAACCGCCGCTCCAGAACTTTGAGCGCAGGATCGAAGCCGGTGATCTGCTTTACCCACTCCGAATCCGCTTCGTAGGCCTCTTCGGGAATAAGGCCGATGAGTTCAGCGTCGTCGATGAGAACGCCGTGCCGCTGCGCGAGATGCTGGATCGTCGCGTGAATGTGTCGCATGGGAGTGATGCGGAATTCGGTGATGTTCATGCTCACCTGGGCGCGGCCATTGGCGACGACGCCGATAGCCTTCACTCCATGCAAACCACCATTCGAGGCGCGGATGTCGCGAGCGATGGCGCGTGCAGCGGAGATGTCCGGCTGGTGCAGATGCACGTTGTAGGCGATGAGGAAGTTCCGCGCTCCAACAGCGGAAGCGCCTGCCGTCTCGTGCAGCCCTGGCCCGCCAATATCTGGGCTGCGGGATGAATCACGGCGCGTTGCTTCACGCAGTCCCTCGAACTGGCCTTTGCGTACCTCTTCAAGCTGGACGCGATCGGGACGTGCGGCGGCGGCTCCGTAAAAGTAGACAGGAACGCCGTAGGTTCTCCATATCAGCAGACCTGCCTGCCGCGCCAGCACGGCGCACTCCGCCATCGAGATGCCGCTGACGGGGATGAACGGGACGACGTCCGCAGCGCCGATGCGAGGATGAACGCCTTTCTGCTTGGTGAGGTCGATCAGCTCTGCCGCCTTGCCGACAGACTTGACTGCTGCCGCAATCACCGCTGCCGGTGGTCCTGCAACAGTGATGACGGAGCGATTGTGCGCCGTATCGAGCGACCAGTCGAGCAGGCTTACGCCTTCGACCTGCATCGCCGCGACGATTTTAGCTACCTTCGCCGGATCGGTACCTTCAGAAAAGTTGGGGACACACTCGATGATCGCGTCAGGATTCATAGGCCCGTCTTACTTCCACCAGGAATAGCCGATCGTGAATTGGACACTGGCATTCACTCCGGGGTTTTTGTCGCCGAGCGAGGCCGAGGAGATATGCACCGCGTTGGCGCCGAAGTCGATGGAGCGGCGAGGCCGAAGGAAGTAGTGAACCCCGACGCCTCCCTGCGGAGTGAAGTTCCACACGCTGGCGTCGGTGTTGGGGCCGTCGTTGAAGACACTCAGAGGCTGGCCGCCAAACGCTGGGTATTTGTGGTTTGTCCAAAGAACCCCTCCCGCACCTTGTATCCATGGTGAGATGCGGCGTGTACCGGTAAAGTTCCAACGCAGGATGATGGGGGTGATGGAGATACCGCTGTAGGTTCCGCCTACGGTGTAGAGGGGCGAACAGGACAGGTCAGGCGAGTTGGGGGCAGTCGTGCAGTTGGCGCGCTGGAACTTCGGCGTGTAGGACTGCCAGAAGGGGAAGACCTCGACCGCATACTCGAAGTTACCGTGCAGCGGGCCGGGCAGATAATCGCCGGTGAGGACTTTTCCCGCATGAACACCAGCCATCAGGAATTTGAAGCTGTTGCGGTCCTCCGTCAAGCCGACTCCGCTCTGAACGAGCACGCCCAACTCTAACGGCAGTTTGCCGGAGTTGGCGTGGAAAGGGTTTGCGTCGCTGTTTGTCGCCAGAGCCTGCGCGGTTGCGAAGTGAGCAGAGAGTGCAAGAGCGAATATCCCGATGAGTGGTCTTGCTATGCCGCGAAATCCCTTGGTCACTATGTCGCTCCGTTTGCCACCTGTTGCAGAAGAAAGGCCGCCGATAAGCGGCGGCCTGATGTGAATCGTTGACCGCTTTGGTTAATGTCCTGCATTTGCCATCGCAGCTTCATCCATGTCGAAGTTGGAGTAGACGTTTTGCGTGTCGTCTAGATCTTCGAGCACTTCCAGCAGCCGAATCATGGCATTTGCCTGAGAGCCTTCGAGCTTGGTGTAAGTCGAAGCGATCTTGGTGACCTCGGCGTGCTCGGGCGTGATATTCGCGGCCTTCAGCGCGTTGGTGACCGCCTCGAAGTCCTTGGGGTCGCAGAGCACTTCCCAATTTTCGCCTTCGTCGCTCAGGTCTTCCGCTCCGGCGTCGAGGACGATCTCGGTAAGCTTGTCCTCGCTAGCTGCCGATTTGGCGATGACGATGACGCCTTTTTTCGAGAACATCCAGCCAACGGAATTGGATTCGCCGAGGTTGCCGCCATTCTTGGAAAAGGCATGGCGAATTTCGCTGACGGCACGGTTCTTATTGTCGGTGAGCACATCGACAATGACTGCTACCCCGCCGGGACCGTAGCCCTCGTAAGTAATCTCCTCATAGGAGATGCCTTCGAGCTCGCCGGTGCCGCGCTGGATGGCGCGCTTGATGTTGTCGGCGGGCATGTTCTCCGCCTTGGCCGCGACGATCGCGCCACGGAGACGGGGATTGCCGTCTGGGTCGCCGCCGCCGCCAGTTTTGGCAGCGATGGTGATTTCCTTGATCAGACGGGTGAAGATCTTGCCACGTTTGGCGTCAAGCGCGCCCTTTTTATGCTTGATTGTGGCCCATTTTGAATGGCCGGACATGTACTACCTCAGTGGTGATTTTGCCGAAAACCCATCCGTTGGCGAATCCCGGCGACCTTGTGAGTTTAGCACGCTGAGGACGCCTTAGAGTACCTCTGGAGCCAGCAGGTCACGCATGGTTTCGCGGCGGCGAATGAGCCTGGCGCTTCCCTCTTCGACCAGAATCTCGGCTGGACGAGGGCGGCTGTTGTAGTTACTGGTCAGGCTCATGCCGTAGGCCCCGGCGTCGAGGATCAGGACCAGATCACCCGGCTTTACGGCAGCAAGAACACGGTCGCGAGCGAAGAAATCACCCGACTCGCAGACTGGGCCAACGATGTCCGCCATGATGGACGGGGTCGCGGTGCGCGGCTGTTTGATGGGGAGGATCTCGTGGTGCGCGTGGTAGAGCGAGGGGCGGATGAGGTCGTTCATTCCGGCATCGGTGATGACGAAGGTCTTGGAGCCGTTCTTCTTGACGAAGAGGACGCGGGTTAGCAGCGCTCCGGCCTGGGCCACGATGAAGCGGCCCGGCTCGATGATGAGGTGGGCAGATTCGGTGGCGAGACCTTTGCGGAGAGCAGCGGCGTACTTCTGCACCTGCTGCGCTGGATCGAAGGCAGTGGTGCCGTAGTCGATGCCGAGGCCGCCGCCAGCGTCGATGTAGCGGATATTGTGGCCATCGCTCTTGAGGTCGGCGATGAGGGCGGTGACGCGAGCCGTGGCTGCGGCGAAGGGATCGACCTTGCGAATCTGCGAGCCGATGTGGACGCTGACTCCGGCGGCGTCGAGCCACTTTGACTTAGACGCTTTGCGGTAGATCGCGCGGGAGGCCTTGATGTCGATGCCGAACTTGTGCTCGCTGAGGCCGGTAGAGATATAGGGATGGGTGTCGGCGAAGACGTCGGGATTGACGCGAAGGGCGAAGCGCGCGCGGATGCCAAGGGTTTCGGCGCGGGCGGCGAGGAGGTATAGCTCGGCCTCGGACTCGACGTTGAAGAGGAGGATGTTGGCCTTGAGAGCTGCGTCGATCTCCCAGACCTGCTTGCCTACGCCTGAGAAGACGACCTTTGCCAGTGCAGGCCTGTGCGCCTTGCGGACGCGCTCCAGCTCGCCGCCGGAGACGATGTCGAAGCCTGCTCCATGCTGCGCGAGCAGGCGAAGGATGGCCAGAGACGAGTTGGCTTTGACCGCGTAGCAGATGGTATGCGGCTGGCCTTGGAAGGCCTCTTCAAAAAGCCGAAAGCGTGCGGAGATCTGCTGCGCCGAGTAGACGTAGAGCGGGGTGCCGTGATCTTCGGCGAGGGCGGAGAGGTCAGCCCCGTCGCAGTGAAGCGTGCGGTTGCGATAGGCGAAGGGACGAGGGCTAGCTTTGGGTTCAGCTTTTTTCAGGGTCAAAACTTAAATGCTCTTCATGGAGACTGGATAGGATTCCTGCGGGATGATGACCCAGGCAGCGATGTAGGCCAGGGCTCCCACGCCGGTAAGAATGATGAACAATGCCGTAACGATCCGCACCACGGTGACATCCCAACCGTACTGGAGAGCGAAGGCAGCGCAGACGCCGGCAATCATTCGGTTGGTAAGCGGCCGGGTCATCCGGGGCGCGGACTGGTAAGCGTTCGCCGTAAACGGGGCAGAGTTGATGGTGGCTCCGCAGGCCGGGCAGAAACGGGACGACGATTCGATGGGCTTTCCGCAATGGCTACAGAACATGGGAGTCCTCCAAAGGACGACTAAATCGCAGCGAACTCTATTTTGCCATAGTTACGCATCTTTTATTCGTCTGGTTCCCTGGCATTTATTTACCCGCGTAAGGGGCTTTCAGGTACTTGCGCGCGGTATCGGCCTGCGACTGGTCGCCGCCTCCGGCGCTGGCCTGCTCGTATTGCCTGATCGCTTCCGGGCGGTTGTGGAGCAGGTCGAACATCTCACCTGCGTTCAATTGGGCACGGCGGCGAAGCCAGTCGCTGCAGGTGGGCTGCGCTGCGGCTTCAAGATAATTCTTTGCAGCGGCGGCGATATCATTCTGACCGCGTTGCGTGTCGGCGAGGCCAAAGTAGGTCATGTGCAGACGCGGATCGTAGAAGTAGCCCGGCTTCGCAGCGTCCACGAGGATGGCTTTGTAGGCAGCAATCGCAGCCGGGCCGTTGCCGCTGTCCTTGGTAATGTTGGCCACTTCGAGGCGGAAGAGATAGTCGTGGGGAAATTGCTCGGCGAGTCCCTGCTCTACGACAAGCGCCTCGGGGTAACGGGCGTCGTGACGCAGGAAGAGGGAGAGCGCCGTGCGCGATTCGACCGGAGTGACCACGCCCTGCGCGGCGGCTTCGCGAAGCATCTGCAGGCCTTTTTCCTTACTGCCGTTGACTCCGGCGATGCCGACCATGATGCGCAGCAGGCGCGGCAGGCTGGCCACGGCGAACTGTTGAATGCCGATTGCCATCTTGGCGTCTGCATAGCCGGGATCGATCTTGAGCGCCTGCTCGCTGTCGTTGCGGGCGGCGAGTCCCTGATGTGCCGCCGAGACGTAGCTGTGGTCGACCAGCGTGATGAATGCGGCGTGTATTCCGCGAGCGTAACCGCGGGCAAAGTAGGCGTTCTTGTCGTTGGGGTTCTCGTGAATCAGCTTGTCGCAGATATCGATGGCGCCATTGGTAAGATCTTCAATGCGCTGCCGCGTAGCCTCGGAGACGGGGACCTCGCGCTTGGAGCTGAGGAAGCTGTTGTGCGCATAATAGGTGGTATCGAGTAAATCCTGATGATAGAGCTCGCGGAAGACGATCGTTGTGAGCACGTAGTCGATGGCCATCGGATTATGCGGATTGGCCTTGAGCACAGTCTCGAAACGGGCAAGGGCGCCGTCGTAGTCGAGGTTGTAGAAGTCGACGCGGGCCTCTTGAACGAGCGGCGAGAGGTTAATGGGGTCGGTATGGTCGGCCCGGTTATAGGTCTGTGCGCCAGCCGACGCGGTCAACACGAGCAGCAGCAAAAGAGAACTTAGAATCGCTGGGGTAGGCGGTTTGAGTGTCATCGTTTCCGGGAAATAGTTTCGGGCCTATCGGTTGCGGAGGCAGGAGGCACCTCTCTATAGTGTTGGACGGCTCGTCACCGTAAACTATACAGTTGGACTCCTGTACTAGAGATAGATACTGCATAAGCTTCAGGATAAAACGGACTCTATGACACGGTTTCAACTGCTTCAACTGCTGATTGGCCAGGCCCGGGCAAACGGCTTCGAGCTTCGCAAGTGGTACACCGGCAGTCTTGGATTGCCATGGCAGCACACGCGCCATGCCATTGAGATGCTTTCGGCGGAGAAGCGCTACTATGTGCTGCTGTTCTCGCATGAGTTCGCGTCCTCGTTCTGGAAGGGCGGCGAGCTGATGACGTTTCAGGTGCCGTCGCAGACCTTTCAGCGCCGCATGGCCGATGGGACCGTTGGCACGGTGAAGCGCAAAGGGTATACGCGGCGCAATACGCGCGAAGATGCATGGCGCTACCATCTTCGCGAGATGGCCGTGTCGGAGGATCCGCTGCGCTACATGCGGCGATTTGTGCGAGTCGAGGACGAGCTCGAAGACGAGACGGCTGCTCCGAGCCCGGAACATGAGATCAAGACCGCCAAGAGCTAGCCTTCCACGTCATGCAGAGGCTTGGAAAAACGTGGCAATTTGAGATATTTCTGCACATCTCAAATCGCCGGGATTACAAAACTTGCGACATAACTTTCCCTCGCGATAATCCGATGTCCTAAACTAGAACTCAATGTCCATTCAAACCATCCGCCCCGCCCGCACGCTGCAAGGCTCCGTCACGCTGCCTGGAGACAAGTCCATCTCCCACCGCTATGCCATGCTCGCCGGCCTCGCCGAAGGCACCACCATCCTCTCCAACTTCTCCACCGGCGCCGATCCGCACTCCTCCCTCGCCTGCATGGAGGCCCTTGGCGCGACCGTCGTCAAAAAGGACAAGACCATCGAGGTTACCGGGGTTGCCGGTGCATTCTGTCAGCCGGAGCACCCGCTCGACTGCGGCAACTCCGGCTCGACAATGCGTATGCTGGCCGGTTTGATTGCCCCTCATCCACACACCTTCACCTTGATCGGCGACCACTCCCTCACCATACGGCCCATGGAGCGCATCCGTAAGCCACTCTCGAAGATGGGCGCAGAGATCCACCTGACCGGCGGCGACGGAGCCGTAGGCGGCCACGCTCCCATGACCATCATCGGCGGCCCGCTCACGGCCATCGACTTCGACACGCCGATCCCCTCGGCGCAGGTCAAGACCGCCGTCCTCTTTGCCGGACTTCAGGCCAACGGCACCACCAGCCTCACCGAGTCGGTCCGCACCCGCGACCACTCCGAGCACGCCCTCAAGGCGTTCGGCGCAACCCTCCACCGCGAGGGCGACAAGCTGAGCATCCCCGGCGGCCAGAAGCTTAAGGCCATCGAAGCCACTGTGCCCGGGGATCTCTCGTCGGCTGCCTTTTTTCTTTGCGCGGCGCTGCTCTTCCCTGACTCGAACCTCATCCTCGACTCGCTGGGCATGAATCCCACCCGCGCTGCCCTGCTCGATGTCATCACCGAGCTTGGCGGCAGGATCAAGGTGCTCAACGTCGAGGAACATCACGGCGAGCTGATCGGCACCATTCAGGTCAACACTACGCCCGGCGGACTCAAGGGCATCGCCATCGCCGGTGCGCTCTCTGCCCAGCTCATCGACGAATTGCCTGTCATCGCCGCGATTGCACCCTACACTCGCGAAGGGATTACGATCCGCGACGCCAAGGAGCTTCGGGTGAAGGAGTCCGACCGCATCGCGCTCGTCGCCAAGAACCTCAAAGCCATGGGAGCCGAGTTCACCGAGCACGAAGACGGTCTCACCATCCCCGGCAATCAGCAGCTCCACGGCGCACAGATCGATTCGGGCGATGACCACCGCATTGCGATGGCCTTCTCCATCGCCGCTCTCAGAGCCACGGGCGACACGGAGATCCACGGGGCCGAGGCAGCAGCTATCTCCTTCCCGGAGTTCTTCACGTATCTCGATTCACTGGCGCAGCGTTAGAGCGGTTCTCCTCCCGATGTAGTTTTGGTGATTCGAGCAAAACGCAGATTCCCTTCGGGAATGACAAACAAAGGAAGCTATCCCTGTCCCTTTGGAATGACAAAGGAAGCTACGCCTGAGAGGAAATAGCTGTAAGTTCAATAGCACTTGTAGCTTTCGACAGAAAACCTCGCCACCACGGCGAGGTTTTTGGTGCCAGTCACTTTATCTTTCAGTGCTGCCTCTTCAACTGCGGTGATCGACTTCAGAGACACTTGCCTGAAGACGCTTCTCCCGCTGTGCCGGGTTCGCAGGGTGAGCCTGCAATAAATCCGTAAGCGAAGCGATCACAGCGGACGCCTTTATTTCATCGAGCTTGTAGTCTGCCGGGACCTCGGTGCGATCTTCCCCGCGCAGAATCCTGACATTGGCCACCTGCAGAGGGAGCCACTCGAGCGGCTTCTGCCACGAAGGCCCCATGACCACCATGGGCACTCCCACTGCTCGGCCAACATGCATTGTGCCGGTATCGAGCGACACCACCACATCGCTCAGCGCCAGCAGCGCCGCAAGCTCTGTCACCGAGGTTCTGCCCGTCAACGACGTTCCGATACCGCCCGCAACCTGCCAAATGCGCTCGACCGCCGCAGTATCGGCAGGCGTGCCGACATAGGCGATTGCGCATCCTAGAACCTCGTGGGCGTGCCGAATCACCTCTACAAATCGATCTTCGTGCCAGCCGGTTCGCTGTCCCCCGCTGCCCTGCGTGACCAGAATCAGCAATGGTTTCCCCGAGGGATTGATCTCCTGAGCCATGGACCGGGCAGTTGCGACATCGGCCTTCGAGAAGAAGACGCGCGGCTCAAAGTGGCCTGCTCCAGCGCCAATCAGATCGGCAAGCCGCAGATTGTTGTCGATCTGGCTGCGTTCTCCCAAATAGCGCAAGGGCCGCTGATAAAGCTGCGGCGCAAGGGTAAAACCGCCACGCCATCCGCTTCCGGCCAGAAAACTCAGCAGAGCAATGCGGGTACGCTGATCGGAGGTTCCGGTGAAGGTGCAGTCGGGCTGCAACTTCCGACGTTGAAGTTCACTCCGTAATGTTTTGGCGGCATTCGAGAGATCGGATAAGGGATCGGGCGTTTCGATCAGATGATCGATTGACGAGTTATGACGGAGGACGGCCAGCCCGAGACCTCGCGTTGCAACAGTCACCGTAATCTCGGGCCGAGACCGCTTGATCGCCTCGTAAACCGGGGTGAGATGAACACAGCATCCGAGGGGAAGAAGATATTCGAGAAAAAGTACGCTCTTAACTTTGGCTGGATCGACCGTTACCGCACGTCCACGGAGCAGACGCTCCGATGCCATGACGGCACCGGCAGAGAGACCCATCAGGTTCTTTTTCAAAGACATGCCCTGCTGTTCTCCCGTGTTTCCAATTACATTTTGTAGCGGCCCATGTCGTCGTCGTTCAGATTTTCCAGCCATCGCCGCATCTCATCGGCATTGACGGTTTGCGAACCGCTGGCGGCCTGTTTCGAGTTTTCAAGCACCTGACGATTAACGTAGATGGGGCAATCCCAGCGCAGAGCGAGGGCAATCGCATCCGATGGACGGGCGTCCAGAGTTACCGTTTCGCCTGCATGGTCCATCCAGATGACGGCGTAGAAGGTGTCGTCGCGCAGCTCGGAGACGACGACCTTGTTGACTTGCGCGTTGAGTCCGCGAGCGAGATTTTGAAGCAAATCATGCGTCATCGGTCGCGGTGTTGCTGTCTTTTCGAGTTCAAGAGCGATGGCGTTTGCCTCGAAGATGCCCACCCAGATGGGAAGGACCAGATCGCTGGCGACGTCTTTCAGCACCACGATCGGCATATTGGTGACGGGGTCCATCATGAGACCGCGAATCTGCATCTCGACTTCGGCCTGAGAACCGGAGTCGGCAGGTTGGTGCACTTCGGCCTGATCGCGTGGTTTCATCAGCTTGCCACTGCCTCGCCAAGGAGGCTGTTGGGGAAGGTTTGGGTGATGCGGACGGAGACGTAGCTTCCGGTTGCGGGAAGAATGGGCTGCGTGGTGGTGAAGTTGACGGTCTTGTTCTGGGTGCTGCGGCCTATGACCTGATTGCGCTGACGGTTATGGCCTTCAACCATAAGTTCCATTACTTCACCAAGATGGCGCTCATAGTTTAAGCGTTGGGTCTCGCGCTGGCGGTCGAGGAGGATTTGCAGCCGCTTCACTTTGACTTCTTCCGGGATGGAGTCGGCCATGGTGATGGCAGGTGTGTTGGGCCGGGGTGAATATTTGAAGGCAAAGATGGCGTCGTAGCCGACCTCTTCGAGCAGAGTTGCGGTCTGCTCGAGGTCTTCCTCGGTCTCGCCGGGAAAGCCGACGATG from Granulicella sp. L56 includes these protein-coding regions:
- the ftcD gene encoding glutamate formimidoyltransferase, producing MNPDAIIECVPNFSEGTDPAKVAKIVAAMQVEGVSLLDWSLDTAHNRSVITVAGPPAAVIAAAVKSVGKAAELIDLTKQKGVHPRIGAADVVPFIPVSGISMAECAVLARQAGLLIWRTYGVPVYFYGAAAARPDRVQLEEVRKGQFEGLREATRRDSSRSPDIGGPGLHETAGASAVGARNFLIAYNVHLHQPDISAARAIARDIRASNGGLHGVKAIGVVANGRAQVSMNITEFRITPMRHIHATIQHLAQRHGVLIDDAELIGLIPEEAYEADSEWVKQITGFDPALKVLERRLEQPLAWPPSDVK
- a CDS encoding acyloxyacyl hydrolase → MTKGFRGIARPLIGIFALALSAHFATAQALATNSDANPFHANSGKLPLELGVLVQSGVGLTEDRNSFKFLMAGVHAGKVLTGDYLPGPLHGNFEYAVEVFPFWQSYTPKFQRANCTTAPNSPDLSCSPLYTVGGTYSGISITPIILRWNFTGTRRISPWIQGAGGVLWTNHKYPAFGGQPLSVFNDGPNTDASVWNFTPQGGVGVHYFLRPRRSIDFGANAVHISSASLGDKNPGVNASVQFTIGYSWWK
- a CDS encoding YebC/PmpR family DNA-binding transcriptional regulator → MSGHSKWATIKHKKGALDAKRGKIFTRLIKEITIAAKTGGGGDPDGNPRLRGAIVAAKAENMPADNIKRAIQRGTGELEGISYEEITYEGYGPGGVAVIVDVLTDNKNRAVSEIRHAFSKNGGNLGESNSVGWMFSKKGVIVIAKSAASEDKLTEIVLDAGAEDLSDEGENWEVLCDPKDFEAVTNALKAANITPEHAEVTKIASTYTKLEGSQANAMIRLLEVLEDLDDTQNVYSNFDMDEAAMANAGH
- the lysA gene encoding diaminopimelate decarboxylase translates to MKKAEPKASPRPFAYRNRTLHCDGADLSALAEDHGTPLYVYSAQQISARFRLFEEAFQGQPHTICYAVKANSSLAILRLLAQHGAGFDIVSGGELERVRKAHRPALAKVVFSGVGKQVWEIDAALKANILLFNVESEAELYLLAARAETLGIRARFALRVNPDVFADTHPYISTGLSEHKFGIDIKASRAIYRKASKSKWLDAAGVSVHIGSQIRKVDPFAAATARVTALIADLKSDGHNIRYIDAGGGLGIDYGTTAFDPAQQVQKYAAALRKGLATESAHLIIEPGRFIVAQAGALLTRVLFVKKNGSKTFVITDAGMNDLIRPSLYHAHHEILPIKQPRTATPSIMADIVGPVCESGDFFARDRVLAAVKPGDLVLILDAGAYGMSLTSNYNSRPRPAEILVEEGSARLIRRRETMRDLLAPEVL
- a CDS encoding PspC domain-containing protein encodes the protein MFCSHCGKPIESSSRFCPACGATINSAPFTANAYQSAPRMTRPLTNRMIAGVCAAFALQYGWDVTVVRIVTALFIILTGVGALAYIAAWVIIPQESYPVSMKSI
- the aroA gene encoding 3-phosphoshikimate 1-carboxyvinyltransferase, encoding MSIQTIRPARTLQGSVTLPGDKSISHRYAMLAGLAEGTTILSNFSTGADPHSSLACMEALGATVVKKDKTIEVTGVAGAFCQPEHPLDCGNSGSTMRMLAGLIAPHPHTFTLIGDHSLTIRPMERIRKPLSKMGAEIHLTGGDGAVGGHAPMTIIGGPLTAIDFDTPIPSAQVKTAVLFAGLQANGTTSLTESVRTRDHSEHALKAFGATLHREGDKLSIPGGQKLKAIEATVPGDLSSAAFFLCAALLFPDSNLILDSLGMNPTRAALLDVITELGGRIKVLNVEEHHGELIGTIQVNTTPGGLKGIAIAGALSAQLIDELPVIAAIAPYTREGITIRDAKELRVKESDRIALVAKNLKAMGAEFTEHEDGLTIPGNQQLHGAQIDSGDDHRIAMAFSIAALRATGDTEIHGAEAAAISFPEFFTYLDSLAQR
- a CDS encoding glycosyltransferase family 9 protein codes for the protein MSLKKNLMGLSAGAVMASERLLRGRAVTVDPAKVKSVLFLEYLLPLGCCVHLTPVYEAIKRSRPEITVTVATRGLGLAVLRHNSSIDHLIETPDPLSDLSNAAKTLRSELQRRKLQPDCTFTGTSDQRTRIALLSFLAGSGWRGGFTLAPQLYQRPLRYLGERSQIDNNLRLADLIGAGAGHFEPRVFFSKADVATARSMAQEINPSGKPLLILVTQGSGGQRTGWHEDRFVEVIRHAHEVLGCAIAYVGTPADTAAVERIWQVAGGIGTSLTGRTSVTELAALLALSDVVVSLDTGTMHVGRAVGVPMVVMGPSWQKPLEWLPLQVANVRILRGEDRTEVPADYKLDEIKASAVIASLTDLLQAHPANPAQREKRLQASVSEVDHRS
- a CDS encoding bifunctional nuclease family protein, whose product is MKPRDQAEVHQPADSGSQAEVEMQIRGLMMDPVTNMPIVVLKDVASDLVLPIWVGIFEANAIALELEKTATPRPMTHDLLQNLARGLNAQVNKVVVSELRDDTFYAVIWMDHAGETVTLDARPSDAIALALRWDCPIYVNRQVLENSKQAASGSQTVNADEMRRWLENLNDDDMGRYKM